Sequence from the Microplitis demolitor isolate Queensland-Clemson2020A chromosome 2, iyMicDemo2.1a, whole genome shotgun sequence genome:
tttttttttttaaattattaatcaaatattttatttcattactattgatttttaaatcgaataagagtttgtattattttaaattaaatattttaaaaatctttaattttaatagtataaccaagtcatatttttattattttttgtttaattgaaAGCAAactgacaaatttaaaaaaaaaaaaaaattcatcatctCATCACAAATCGccatacaaaataattatcatggtaattttaaaaattatccattgaaactaaaaaataaaatttaccggTACCATACATACAAGctagagtttaaaaaaaaactaaaattgcTGGCGCCTACGGCATCACGCAATAGCAAGCTCTGATAATTTTGTTCCTGTAGTTCACTTAGATATTgcattacattattatttaatctttatttattctctTTTATCATCcgtgttatttataaaaattcctttgttttttaatatttcataaaaaacaataacatgataaatttttgattctttTCGATTGAAATAGCAATGTTTACTAATTTACTATAGCAGCGATAAATTTAAGATTCAGATGCTGTTCACCCCGATGTTTACCTCACAAATATTAAGATAGACATACACAGATACAGACTAATACGAGTATAGAACAAGtacaatatgaaaaataaaagtagaagCAGGTTTATACGCGGCAACGTGCGTTACTCTTTCGCTGtctctgtttaatttttaatcacttgTCCTGATATCCTCCCCCGCGACTTGTCtcttttctctctttctccaCACTCTACCCACTCTATACTCTCGAACCTTTCCAACAACACCAGAGTTTAGtttatctttttctttctctttctcttgaTAATTCTCTTTATAGTTTTTGTCCTCGTCGCAGGCAACGAACAGTAAACCAATGGCAGCACGTCGTTACATTAGCACATCTACAAACTACAAAGAGCATCTGAGAAACGTGCGCAGCTGTGAAACGTGAGCTCAAGCCCCAAGCTGCTATCTGCTGCTCTCTGTGTCTGTGCTGTGTGGTGCTGTGGTCTTGGTCTTAGGTCGTCGTCGGGTCTTGCTTTTCTACTTTTCTGTTTCTGACTTCTGACTACTCTGAATCTGAACCGTCTAAACGTCTGAACTGTCTCGTTATTCTCAGTTATTCTCTTCTGTTGTCGTCatttaataatacaattaattattcacaaaagtttataataataaaaataatggattTGATTATTTCAAGTGGAGTGATGTCTGAATAtcgtgataaatatttatcggtTTTGTTGTTTTGTCATTCAGGATAATGCGTCCTTTGtagatgttttatttaaaaatctaatattttttttttttctttttctaaaaatcaaattttagaaattttttttgcgcatcttttaaatattttgttatcattgtttttgttattttatcattatcattatcaagttgtgatataaatttttcattatctgGTGCGTTagaataataaacataataatggAAGCACTCCGACTAGCAATTCAGTAAGTTTAATAAGTTGAAGGTTGTggttagattttatttaagcgatatatcattttcatttacataagtttatattaaatatttatttaatgataataataataataataaattatttagaactAGGTTGGGGGAGAGAATGGTCAGCATGAGTTCGATGCTCGTGGAAACTGTGAGCATCAACTACGAGGACTTTAACGAAAGTTTTTTGACCTGTGGAACTTGCCTGTGTGTTTACGACGGTAGCGAGCATACGCCAAAACTTTTGCCATGTTCTCACacggtaattatttaaatttactagagTACCAACACTATtatcaccaccaccaccacctcAATCAAGAGTTCTCTGAACTCTCAACATAATACTCATGGTAAACTACAAGGtgttaatttatgttttatgtCTAGGTATGTTTGCACTGCCTGACAAGGATCGCGGCTTCACAGACACGAGAAGCCGGTCATTTTCGGTGTCCTATTTGCCGGGAACTTATAACTATTCCTCGTGGCGGCGTACCAGCACTGCCACCCAGCTTCCTCGTGAATCAGCTTTTGGATTTGATGTCACGCCAGCGACGTGAGGTTATTCCTAAATGTTCAGTTCATATAAATCAGGAATTGTTGTTTTGCGAAACTTGTGATACGGTATTTTGTACTGTCTGCACTGGTGGTAATCATGCTGACACATCACCAGGTTGTACTGAGCATACTATTATACCATTTAGCATCGCTATTAAAAGAATGTCGGaaatattactttataaaGCCAACGAGTGTATTTcaaaggtaatttattttacataatttaatttgttttaatatatacatgtatatatatatatatatatttttttttttatagcttaCCCATGCTCAAGAATCAGTCAGCACTGAATTACGGCGTTTGGAAACTGCTATGGAGAGATGTATAAATATTGTAGATGCTGAATTTACagaaataataactaaagTTGAACGAAGACGGGATGAGCTTCAAGAAGCTGTTGCGGCTGCGGCTAGAGACAAAAAACGTGTACTTGAAGAACAACTCGCGCTTATTGAAGCGGAGAAAAGTAAAGTTCAACAAGAGTGTGAAGGTTTGCAGTATCAAGTAAGTaatggttattatttttttagtttagaCACTTCAACAACTTTTTAACGGCTATCAATTTTATTCTGATCATTATAGGTGGAAGTAAGAAATATAACACAGAGAATAGGAAGCCTTACTGATCAATTGGATGCAGCAGTGGCACTCAGTGAGCCGCGGGAAAATGCATTTATTACTGCGGAATTTAATCACAATAGCGCAATTGAGGAATTGGAAAAAGCTTTGGACACACTTGGGCGAGTGCGTTCTAGCACAACATTACCTGGTACATACCTAATATGTCTTTGTGATGGTAATATACAGGATAAagactattaattttatatttatttaaatcaataggACTGTGCAGAGCTAGTTTGAAAGATGAAGCCATAGCTAAATTGGAGACAACTGTGATAGTAGAGACTGTTGATTACCACGGACACCCGCGTAATGTCGGTGGTGATCCTATAAGTGTTGAGCTGACGCTAGCAGACACGTCTGATAATCAAATCATTGAAACACAAGTTCAAGACCTGGATAATGGAACCTACGAGGTAAGATTCAGACCACCTTGTGAATCGCGCTATGCCTTGAAGCTATCGGTTTTTGAGAGACCTATCAAAGACTACCCAATGTTTTTTGATGCCACTGGTCACAATGAACCAGTTAAAGTTTATGGACGCAAAGGACATGGAAAAGATGAATTTCTTCAACCTGTAGCTGTTGCTGTTGACGATGatggatttatttatatcgttGACTCAGGAAATTCACGTATTAAGGTAACAGTTTATTGTTGTGAAAGTTTTACCATAATAATGGTAATTcactgatgatgatgatgatgatgatgatgatgatgatgatgatttagGTACTGGACAGTAATTTAGAGTTTCAAAGACACGTTACTAACGAAGGCTTGGAGGGACGGAGTTGTACTGGAATAGCTATTTCAGAGCAAGGATTAGTTGTCGTAAATTGGAGAACGCGTACAATTACAGAAATGAGCACACTGGGCGACACTATTCGCTCGTTCACACACAATGCGTTTCAGGTTCGCACGTTACACTTTTATATGCCCACTTGTTAATGCTTTTATCCTAACATGTGGACTTTTTTACGACACTTCCGGCTCAAGTTTAAACAACAaaaactgtattttttttttttttttttttttttttttttttttttttttttttttttattattcaggaGCCGATTGATGTGGCGGTAGATCGGAGTTATGGGCATATACTTGTCGCTGACAATGGACAGAGCTGCGTATTTGTCTTTGACTCTGATGGAAAGGTACTTTTTCAAGTTGGAAAGAAAAGTATGCTCAAGTTAATTAGCTCAGTGACTGTTGGGCCTGCCGGAGAAATTTTAGTTGCCGATTCTAGGATACAAGTGTTTTCAGCTAAAGGAGATTTTTCTGAAGAAATAAATGCCGAAGGAAAAGGTACTTGCTGtacaaatttttgtattattaagTTGTgacgtttaaataatttatttaaataaaataaataaaaacaggTAAAGGTAAATACGGAGGAATAGCTGTTGATCAAGATGGAAAAATAGTGGCATCACGTAGTGACAAAGGCCGAAGTATAATTCAAGTTATGAAACTCGGAGGTGGTGCAATTCTCACGGAAATAGATTCACACAGCTCAAAATTACGACGTCCAACAGGCATCGCAGTCTTACCAAACAATCATCTAGTGGTTGTCGACTTAGGTAatgattgtataaaaaaatatcgatattggtaaatttcaaatcaagttaatttatttaattgtaatttatcgGTTGTGTAACGAAATCGCTTAGGCTACACCGTCCCAGTCAGTGCCACTGCTGcactgttttattttatactaaactaatttaattaataattataacgttcaaattaattatttactgccTTGTCTCAGTTATAAAGCACAAtcaaaagcttaaaaaaactCTTAcctacttatttaaataatattaaaaatacagagattgtacataataattatttcagtattaaacaaaaataattagattaaATATACGACGTGAGGGGTAATCTCAAagctatttattataaataataaatcaccgccaatattttaaataaacaaataataataataataaattgtaaattgtgTATTATAACTAGTCGTTAATTAACAGTCATTTTAAAGTTACGGCAgtttacttaatattttgtCTGTccattgaataatatttatatttttacattcctctttgaagttttaatttatgtggagaaaaaaaaatcaattactcaACTGTTTTATTAacgattatatttattgtatccCTCaacgttaataataaaacgggttaatcaaaattatttttaaatgactgataaataatttttgattggtataatttgtttatttttttttttttttttttttttttttaatctagtCATTACTCTCATACTTAATGGACTGTTTTACTCTtctgtataaataaatgagcTGTAATATAActcaatgtaaataaataaatgaataaataaataaataaaaatcctcatttttaattataaatcctttatttagtttaaaaattcaattaatattatcaattactaTATTCAACTCAGTGCGTATgcgtataaaataaaaataaaatcgctgtgtttgtttttaaaaaggGTGCGTTCAGTAGCGTGGGTGTCTTAGATAAGTCCGAGGACCTCCACCTCCACCTAGTTAACCTGCGCAGTAAACCCTTTTTATTGGCCATCGAAGCCAAAGCAACCCCCATCCGCTCTCGAGCACACTCATTCCCCACCCTACCCACTGACCCCACTACTTCTGACCCAAAAATTCCATGCAACGTTTTATGTATTATCAAATTCAATTCATTGAATTTGAATGTTAAAATATGtatcaatcaatcaataagtataataattatggataaactcagaaatttttagtaatttttttaagattttaaatatttttttttttttttttttttttttttttttttttttttcatattagctgtacaaatttaaatatcagaaGTCTCGCGCAAAAAATTAAGCATGCGCATCAAACTGCGCCTGCGTCTTGAATTACTAAAAGTTGTTCTAATATAACGTAGAACGCATCCATTCgctctatttttttctctcttttaaTGGCTGACATTTTGTTGGATTCCGTACGAGTGTACGACTCTAGTTCTTTTGGCTGATTTTGGCTTACTACTATACATTGtttcgtaattttaaatattttatatttatatgatgtatataataaatttttgtacgCATTAATGTAAGAATATGTGAATGTGTTagtaagtgtgtgtgtgtcaaataagaaaagagatatttaaattaattattattattgtcattataattattattaagtgtagtgttgatgatgatgatgatgaagaagatCCAGAGTGAAGGTGAATAAGCATGAAGCTTTTGCAAACGAATCTTGACTTTTCTTGTATTGATCCTGATGATGCGCGATTCATCTCACCTAAATCTGTGctttataaatgattattattaatattaaatgtgaaataattattatttataataaaattattttaaatacttgataatAACAATGGAAATTGTGGGTGATTATGAGTACAACACAAAAGACCTTATTGGTCATGGTGCTTTTGCTGTTGTTTTCAAAGGCAGACATagaaaagtattattattattattattattattattattttgttttgttttttggtGACACACTTAACAAttacatttattcatttattttagaaagCAAATTTTGTAGTTGCAATCAaaagtataacaaaaaaaagtttggccAAATCCCAAAATCTTCTGGGCaaagaaataaagattttaaagGTTATCCATTAaatgcatatatttattttatagttaattattcatatgataacttataaatttaatgaaatttattgacaGGAGCTGACAGAACTACATCATGAAAATGTTGTCGCTCTATTGGATTGCaaggtatttatatataatttataattataatatatctatgatatgaatttaattttgtttgaaataataatttaaggaATCCAATCATAATGTCTTCCTCGTTATGGAGTATTGCAATGGAGGTGATCTGGCTGATTATTTAGGAGgtaatataaacaataacaataacaattattattattactactagtaattaaataaatatttaataaacagcTAAAGGTACCTTATCTGAGGATACAATTAGAGTATTCTTGAAGCAATTAGCTGGAGCTATGAAGGCTCTTCATGCTAAAGGAGTAGTCCACCGTGATTTAAAGCcacaaaatatattattgagtCATAATTGTGGAAAAGCATGTCCACAACCCCATCAAATCACATTAAAAattggtaataaaatttttattatattttttaaaaataaaaataattatattaaaataattgttatcattGTTACAGCTGATTTTGGATTTGCAAGATTTTTACAAGATGGTGTAATGGCAGCTACGTTGTGTGGATCTCCAATGTATATGGCTCCAGAAGTAATAATGTCACTGCAGTATGACGCAAAAGCAGATTTATGGTCCCTCGGTACAATCGTATTTCAATGTCTGACTGGTAAAGCACCATTTCAAGCTCACACACCTCaagctttaaaattattttacgaaaaaaatgttaatctCGGTCCAAAAATACCACCTGGTACATCACCAGAACTATCAAGTTTGCTAATGGGTCTTTTGAGACGTAATGCCAGAGATCGTATGgcttttgatgaattttttaatcatcgaTTTCTTCATGGAACTCTTGATAGTCAAAATTTAGTGTTTGCTGAATTACCAGCATCACCAGAGACTATACAAGAGCCAAGAGCTGAACTTATAAATCCATCCGTTCCAGAGGTCAATAGTCCTTGCTCAAGTCCTGAAGATGGTTTTGTTCTTGTACCAAATGATTTGAGCAATGACATTGAAAATAATCCAACTTGTCAACAAGTTAAATATACCAAACAAACAAGTAAAGAAGCAGTTAGTCCACCAAGACCATGTTTTCTACCAATATCTGAACCAATTCCTGTACCAACCCAACAAAGTACCGTTAATccatcatcaccatcaccatcatcatcatcatcatcattatcatccgcaacaacaacaacaaaaacaacaacaatagcAACAACAACTGTACGAACTGAAACCAGTGTTGTACCACGATCGCAACCAATAAGTATGAAACGAAGTGTTGATTGTTGTCATAAAAATCATCCGGTTGATATTGGTTCGTTAAGTCCACCAAGTGTACAATTTGTTATTGGAACACCACCAAATAGAAGACTAAGTGAAACTCCACCTCCACCCCATACATGGCAAGTCAGTCCAAGTGCCAGGCATTCTCATATCTCAACTGGTAATTCACCATTAAAAAGATCACTCGGAAGTAATAGTTCTTCTTCACCACTTCTCACTGGACCCCTTGCTGTTTTGGGTTCGCCGACTGCTAAAGCACttcaagataataataatactttaagGCATTCACCAGTTATTCCATTTGGAACTCGAGCAGTAACTTTACCTGAAATATCTGgtaaataacaacaacaacaacaacaacaataataattattattattatcatttgttactacagttataataattaaaataattaattttttagaagcTGGAAGCTTTCAGAGTTTCTTTCCCGAACTCATTCCAACATGTTCGGATGATCGTCCGTTGACATTCATAGCTCCAGAATTACCAGAAGAAACTTTATTGGAACGGGAACATAATGAAATATTGGCCAAGCTTAATTTTGTCGTGGCACTGTGTGATTGTGTAAGCGAAGTTGCAAGAACTCGGGCTGGACCCTTGGGTGCACCTCTTGGTGGTGTTGAACCAGCAAGTAATGCCGCGACAAAAAGACGAGCAGAGCAAGTTATTCTATTAGTCAGAGCCCTGCAGTGGCTCAGCTCGGGTCTTAGTTTAGCTACCCAGCAGTTAAAAGCCGGAAGACTTCAACCGACAGCAAATGTTAAGGAGGTTGTCAATACCatgaatgataaatttagAATTTGTTTAACTGAATGTAAGCAACTGAATAGTGCAGGATTATTACGACAAACTGGAGCAACTGCTgataaaattctttataatCATGCAATACAAAtggtatattttatttttaaataatttaattataaatatattttattaaatatttatttatttatttatttatttacttatttacagTGTCAGTCTGCTGCTCTAGATGAACTTTTTGGAAATCCAGCGGAATGCTTTCAGCGTTATCATACTGCACAAATTCTACTTCATTCTCTGTCGCAGCATGTAAACCACAGCCAAGACAGAGCATTGCTTATCAAATGTAAGTTTCCTCaataatatatcaaatttatttattaataaaacgaGTTATCgtttattttagataaaactGCGGTGGAAAAAAGACTGTACGTTCTTCAGCAACAAGGATATATCTACGCTACAGATCCCACGTAACGACtgctgtgaaaataaaaaaaaatcatccaaACAAATAACTTATAGATTCTtttaataacatatatataaaaagaaaaaaaaatttcgatactataattttaacaggatgtaaaaaaaaaaaaaaaaaaaaattaaaaaattaaaaaatgt
This genomic interval carries:
- the LOC103574803 gene encoding tripartite motif-containing protein 2 isoform X2, whose protein sequence is MSCCPFITRLGERMVSMSSMLVETVSINYEDFNESFLTCGTCLCVYDGSEHTPKLLPCSHTVCLHCLTRIAASQTREAGHFRCPICRELITIPRGGVPALPPSFLVNQLLDLMSRQRREVIPKCSVHINQELLFCETCDTVFCTVCTGGNHADTSPGCTEHTIIPFSIAIKRMSEILLYKANECISKLTHAQESVSTELRRLETAMERCINIVDAEFTEIITKVERRRDELQEAVAAAARDKKRVLEEQLALIEAEKSKVQQECEGLQYQVEVRNITQRIGSLTDQLDAAVALSEPRENAFITAEFNHNSAIEELEKALDTLGRVRSSTTLPGLCRASLKDEAIAKLETTVIVETVDYHGHPRNVGGDPISVELTLADTSDNQIIETQVQDLDNGTYEVRFRPPCESRYALKLSVFERPIKDYPMFFDATGHNEPVKVYGRKGHGKDEFLQPVAVAVDDDGFIYIVDSGNSRIKVLDSNLEFQRHVTNEGLEGRSCTGIAISEQGLVVVNWRTRTITEMSTLGDTIRSFTHNAFQEPIDVAVDRSYGHILVADNGQSCVFVFDSDGKVLFQVGKKSMLKLISSVTVGPAGEILVADSRIQVFSAKGDFSEEINAEGKGKGKYGGIAVDQDGKIVASRSDKGRSIIQVMKLGGGAILTEIDSHSSKLRRPTGIAVLPNNHLVVVDLGNDCIKKYRYW
- the LOC103574803 gene encoding tripartite motif-containing protein 2 isoform X3 encodes the protein MVSMSSMLVETVSINYEDFNESFLTCGTCLCVYDGSEHTPKLLPCSHTVCLHCLTRIAASQTREAGHFRCPICRELITIPRGGVPALPPSFLVNQLLDLMSRQRREVIPKCSVHINQELLFCETCDTVFCTVCTGGNHADTSPGCTEHTIIPFSIAIKRMSEILLYKANECISKLTHAQESVSTELRRLETAMERCINIVDAEFTEIITKVERRRDELQEAVAAAARDKKRVLEEQLALIEAEKSKVQQECEGLQYQVEVRNITQRIGSLTDQLDAAVALSEPRENAFITAEFNHNSAIEELEKALDTLGRVRSSTTLPGLCRASLKDEAIAKLETTVIVETVDYHGHPRNVGGDPISVELTLADTSDNQIIETQVQDLDNGTYEVRFRPPCESRYALKLSVFERPIKDYPMFFDATGHNEPVKVYGRKGHGKDEFLQPVAVAVDDDGFIYIVDSGNSRIKVLDSNLEFQRHVTNEGLEGRSCTGIAISEQGLVVVNWRTRTITEMSTLGDTIRSFTHNAFQEPIDVAVDRSYGHILVADNGQSCVFVFDSDGKVLFQVGKKSMLKLISSVTVGPAGEILVADSRIQVFSAKGDFSEEINAEGKGKGKYGGIAVDQDGKIVASRSDKGRSIIQVMKLGGGAILTEIDSHSSKLRRPTGIAVLPNNHLVVVDLGNDCIKKYRYW
- the LOC103574804 gene encoding serine/threonine-protein kinase unc-51, yielding MEIVGDYEYNTKDLIGHGAFAVVFKGRHRKKANFVVAIKSITKKSLAKSQNLLGKEIKILKELTELHHENVVALLDCKESNHNVFLVMEYCNGGDLADYLGAKGTLSEDTIRVFLKQLAGAMKALHAKGVVHRDLKPQNILLSHNCGKACPQPHQITLKIADFGFARFLQDGVMAATLCGSPMYMAPEVIMSLQYDAKADLWSLGTIVFQCLTGKAPFQAHTPQALKLFYEKNVNLGPKIPPGTSPELSSLLMGLLRRNARDRMAFDEFFNHRFLHGTLDSQNLVFAELPASPETIQEPRAELINPSVPEVNSPCSSPEDGFVLVPNDLSNDIENNPTCQQVKYTKQTSKEAVSPPRPCFLPISEPIPVPTQQSTVNPSSPSPSSSSSSLSSATTTTKTTTIATTTVRTETSVVPRSQPISMKRSVDCCHKNHPVDIGSLSPPSVQFVIGTPPNRRLSETPPPPHTWQVSPSARHSHISTGNSPLKRSLGSNSSSSPLLTGPLAVLGSPTAKALQDNNNTLRHSPVIPFGTRAVTLPEISEAGSFQSFFPELIPTCSDDRPLTFIAPELPEETLLEREHNEILAKLNFVVALCDCVSEVARTRAGPLGAPLGGVEPASNAATKRRAEQVILLVRALQWLSSGLSLATQQLKAGRLQPTANVKEVVNTMNDKFRICLTECKQLNSAGLLRQTGATADKILYNHAIQMCQSAALDELFGNPAECFQRYHTAQILLHSLSQHVNHSQDRALLIKYKTAVEKRLYVLQQQGYIYATDPT
- the LOC103574803 gene encoding tripartite motif-containing protein 2 isoform X1, with amino-acid sequence MEALRLAIQTRLGERMVSMSSMLVETVSINYEDFNESFLTCGTCLCVYDGSEHTPKLLPCSHTVCLHCLTRIAASQTREAGHFRCPICRELITIPRGGVPALPPSFLVNQLLDLMSRQRREVIPKCSVHINQELLFCETCDTVFCTVCTGGNHADTSPGCTEHTIIPFSIAIKRMSEILLYKANECISKLTHAQESVSTELRRLETAMERCINIVDAEFTEIITKVERRRDELQEAVAAAARDKKRVLEEQLALIEAEKSKVQQECEGLQYQVEVRNITQRIGSLTDQLDAAVALSEPRENAFITAEFNHNSAIEELEKALDTLGRVRSSTTLPGLCRASLKDEAIAKLETTVIVETVDYHGHPRNVGGDPISVELTLADTSDNQIIETQVQDLDNGTYEVRFRPPCESRYALKLSVFERPIKDYPMFFDATGHNEPVKVYGRKGHGKDEFLQPVAVAVDDDGFIYIVDSGNSRIKVLDSNLEFQRHVTNEGLEGRSCTGIAISEQGLVVVNWRTRTITEMSTLGDTIRSFTHNAFQEPIDVAVDRSYGHILVADNGQSCVFVFDSDGKVLFQVGKKSMLKLISSVTVGPAGEILVADSRIQVFSAKGDFSEEINAEGKGKGKYGGIAVDQDGKIVASRSDKGRSIIQVMKLGGGAILTEIDSHSSKLRRPTGIAVLPNNHLVVVDLGNDCIKKYRYW